The window GAAGAGTAAATCTGGAAGGTCCcataaacacaaaaagaaaaagaagcacaaAAAGTCCAGCAGACACAAACGCAAACACAAGGAAGAAGCTGAGGAGAAGGCCCGGAAAGCTGAGCTGGGGGAAGAGAAACCCAAGAAACGGAAAAGGCACAGGCACAAAAAAGGTAAATCCTCCCTTTCAACCGAGTCAGACCGGGCACTGAAACCTGAACTGTCTGAAGACTGCAGccatttccagaagaaaaagcGATGCTCCCAGGAGTCCCAGAGGAAATCCCTGTCTGCCGAGGAGGGAAGCAGCACTAAAAAAGAGGACGGGGGTAACTCCTGCCAAGAGCATGGCAGCAAAAGGCacaaggctgagctgcagcaggtgcCTGGAGCGAGGCGGCGCTGCCCggctctgtcccagccccgCAGCGGCTGCCGGAGCCGGCAGAGCAGCGGTGACGACGACAGCGACGAGGGCTCCCCTGGCAAGCACTGCCACCAGAAGTCCCCGTCGCGGTACAGCGATGACGACTACGAGTCGGGCAGCGAGCACTCGCGCAGCCGCTCCCGCTCGGGCCGCAGGCGCTCCTCACACAGGTCCTACTCCAGCAGCTCCGAGGCCTCCTCGGGCCACAGCCGCTACAGCCGCCACAGGAGCTACTCGGACGACAGCTACAGCGACTACAGCGACCGCTCCCGCTGCCACTCCAAGCGCTCCCAGGACTCCGAGGACGACTCCGACTACAACGGCTCCAACCACCGCTCCAAGCGGCGCAAATACTCCTCGTCGGAAGATGACTACAGCTCGAGCAGGAGCAGGTCCAGGAGTcggagcaggagcagaagccACCCTCGGGGCAGGTCGAGATCGAGGAGCCGGGGCAGGAgccgcagcagcagctgcagccgcAGCCGGAGCAAGAGGAGGAGCCGCAGCGGGACCGGGCGCAGCTGGAAGCGCAGCCGCAGCTACAGCCGGGACCGCAGCCGCAGCACCCGCAGCCACTCGCAGCGGTCCCTGTCACGGAAGGGCTCGCGGGGCCACGAGAGCCCCGAGGAGAGAAGGTCTGGCAGAAGGGACTTCATTCGGTCCAAGATCTATCGCTCGCAGTCTCCTCACTATTTCCGGACAGGCCGAGGTGAAGCGGCGCCGCCCAAGAAGGAGGATGGCAAAGGAGAGGATCTGAAAGGATCTGGCTCCCTGTCCCAGAACAGCAGTGGCTCTGGCATGGGGCGGGCCTCGGAGGGGGACTGCAGTCCTGAGGAGAGGAACTCCGTCACTGCAAAGCTGCTCTTGGAAAAGGTGCAGTCCAGGAAGGTTGAGAAGAAGCCCTGTGTTGCTGATGAGATGCTGTCAGGGGCAAACAAAGTGGGCATAAAGCTCAAAGATCCTCCCCAGGGCTACTTTGGCCCCAAACTGCCTCCTTCCTTAGGCAACAAACCGGTTCTGCCCTTAATTGGGAAGTTGCCAACCATTCGGAAACCAAACTCCAAAAGATATGAGGAATCTGGCTTGGAgaggggtgaggagcaggagctgtcagaTGCTGAGGATGGTTCCCAAGGCATGGAGGAGGGTCAGCTGGCCGGCCAGTCTCTCCTGGAAGATGTGGTGATGGTAATTCAGGACAAGCCTCTGGATGAGCAGAAACGTGATGAAGCCACTGTGGAGATGCCATCCCTTCCCCTGGACACGCCAGCGCTCCCCGAGTGCTTTGGCTCCAGAGATCTGGTCATGCCACACAACTTCCTCTCGGATCCAAGCGACGGTGATGGGCTGGAGCCTATGGATGGGGGCAACCAGACAGTCCCAGTGGAAACCAGTATGATGCCCTTAGTTCCAGATGTTGAGCACTTTCCTGGCTATGTGCCTCAGAGCGGGGAGCCCAGCATGGAAGGAGATCGGGAGGGGGGAGAAGATTCCTCTCTAGCCCCGCTGGAGAGCCAGCCCATCACCTTCACACCCGAGGAGATGGAGAAGTACAGcaagctgcagcaggctgcccagcagcacatccagcagcagctgctggccaagCAAGTGAAGGCTTTCCCCACCTCGGCCGCCCTGGCTCCGGCCGCCCCTGCCCTCCAGCCCATCCACATCCAGCAGCCGGCAGCAGCCTCGGCCACGTCCATCACGACGGTGCAGCACGCCATCCTGCAGCaccacgctgctgctgctgctgccgccatCGGCATCCACCCCCAtccccacccacagcccctcgCTCAGGTCCACCACATCCCCCAGCCACACCTGACACCCATCTCCCTGTCCCACCTGACCCACTCCATTATTCCAGGTCATCCCGCCACGTTCCTAGCCAGCCACCCCATCCACATCATTCCGGCGTCCGCCATCCACCCCGGCCCCTTCACCTTCCACCCCGTCCCTCACGCTCTGTACCCGACCCTCCTGGctcccaggccagcagctgctgctgctgccacagccctgcacctcCACCCCCTGCTGCACCCCATTTTCTCAGGACAGGACTTGCAGCATCCACCCAGCCACGGCACATGAAGGACACAATGAAGGAACCTCGGAGGAAGGAGAATATTTGGTGTTTTGGGAAGGGGTTGGAGTTGAGCCAGCGGGCAGGTGAGGcctgagcatttcctttcaCTCTTGAGCAGCCAAAGAAGCCGGGGGCTCGAGGGCTGGGCAGGTGGCTGCACCCCAGGGAAGTCTCACTCCAGCTCCTCCATGCACgcagcagcactgctccagaGGAACCATTTCACCTTTACAACAGTGAGACACTTGgaaaggctttttttcccccctggaTTCTTACACTTGGTCATCTTCCTTCTGCCACCTTGTATATGGTAAATGAGGTTTCATCCACACTAAAGAATCtctaaaaaatccttttaatgAGGTCATCTAATTCAAATAGCATGATTGAACCCGGCTTGTAATCGGTCATGGACCATCGGGCGCTGCCGGctgtggaggggctggaggcctcagctttcagcattGCAGGAGGTTCCTTGGCCCCTGTCTCTGCACATGTGGGTTTTTCTTGGTGTGAGCAGCAAAGGTGGAAGTAAGATCTTAGTGtaaagaggaggaggagctctgtgtgtgtgcccagagctcccttccttccccatccTGCATCCACGTTCTCCTGCGCCAGGACCGTGCCTGGATATCCCAGACTGGAGagaggctctggggctgggattcCAGTCTGGGCTTTGACCACTCTTCTCctgaaagggggaaaaaaatcactttgaaTTCCATCTTCTGTGGGGTTGGGAAAGAGGCACTGGGATGGGAGAGAGAAGGCAAATCCTTTAGGAATTGAAGCAATACAGAGGACGGGGGAGCGCGGCCTGGATGTAAAACGTGTTCTTTCCTCTGTAACACTGATGGtttctttattaatttataggatttttttttaatgtaaagaaTTGCACTGAACTCTGTAAACAAAGATGCTGCTTTTTGTAGCTCCTATCAAAGGTTACATTTGTAGTATATCgcaataatattttttacagCCAGTTCTTAGTGGTACTTGTTCTGGTGGCTTCTGTGTAAATATGTTTGCTGTAGGTGACCCAAGACACTTGTAAAGGTTCAATTTATAGTTTCAGCTAGATGCAGAACAGCTAAGCATGTATATTTTATCAAGCTCATGtatttttgaagtttttatgtagtataaaatgtaaaaacaaacaaaatcttcatttagaattttgcaaaagaaaaaaaaatcaacaggtGAGACTTGGGTGAGGTGAGGGTTTGGGGGTAGCAGTGACTCTGGCAGGTTCTGTGTTCCTCCCTGCCATAGGAAtgggcactggagcagcctggggagcagcaggaattcgGGGTGCTCCCAGAGAATAGGagcccttttttcctttccttttccccctctttggAAGCAGTAATGTGGAGCCTTGGgactgctcccagcccacacaGAGGGTTACCCCAGCTTAGTCCATAAGGGatttcccagttctcccagcaTCACCCAGCTCAGGTGACACTGCAGGTGTCACAGCCCTTGGGCCACCACGGCTGGAGGGAGGGATTTCAGAGCAGTGTGGGGATGTGGTGacatccctgtcccattccccatcctcatcctcttccCTGGAGTGCAGCACGAGGCCAGGCAGAGTCAAAGGATCAAACCCCCCTGAGCTCCCTCACCGTGTAAATGAGAATTGGAGCAGGTCAGAGTGACAGCAGTCACAAAAAAGGGACTCAATTTCCTGTAAATACCAGACAATTCAGTGTTACTGTCAGAGCTGAGCTTCATAGGGCCCATCTGTGCCCTGGCCCCACTGCACTGTGGGCAGGGATTGTTTTTGGACTTCAGGATAGCGCTAAAATGATTAACCTGTCATTACTTACAAGCATAAACAGACTGTATTTAACTTTGTCAcataagatatatatataaatatatatatatgctgtaaaatgagggaaaaaaacctttctaATAAACCAATGATTtgtggaaaaagaaatgtgatGCTGTGTGGTGgtgggcagctgctgtgcagagcaccAGCCTCTCTTTTCCTGGTttgattaaaggaaaaaaatccaccccCCTGCATGCCAGCGGGACTGAGAGATCCAGGGTGCCACCTGCCCTAGGGATggtgcagcagtgctgaaagaaaCGGGAAATGCAGTAATTGGACAGAAGAGAGGATTGTAATTGCCCTCAGGGGCTCCGGGGTGGGCTCCAGCTGGGTTCAGATGCTGCAGCGAGCTGGGGACGAGACCTCccgaggaggagcagctgcccctgagTCCGGTGTCCTCTCCTGGAGCCGCTCCGGGCTCAGCTGAACCCTTCCCACCCCTCGGAGCTGTGCCACGGCTTTGGGCAAATCCCGCTCTGTTCCAGCCGCAGCTGCTCCACAGGGCTGGAACAGGGGCCAAggtgccctgcagggaccccctgtgtcccccaaaacccccgagtccctgccctgtcctgcttcccactgcagctgggaGAAAAGCCCCGTTCCACAGGGGCCGGcgcccagggagctgctccggGGCCTCTCCCGGCCACGGGCCCTGGGCGGGCACCAAGAGCTCCCGGGAAAGCCTGACTGTCCTTAATTAAcgaaatttaaattaattctgtAGATGGgttcagggctgggctgagctctgtggctgtcccaggcctggctgagggcacagggggcagggacaAAGGACAAGGACACGCTTTGTTCACTGTGCCCACCGTGCCCCCGGCCCCTTGTCAGATTCattgccctgcacagccctggcagggtttggggtgtccctgccctgggttAGGGGACACTGTGGGGGTGATGCCCGGTGCGGGCGGGCTCGGTGCTGTCAGCTCCATCCGGCTGTGGAGGGCAGATCGGGGCCGATGGAGGGGCCCTGTGCCCGCTGTCCTTCCCGCTCGCCACATTTCCGCTGGTGGGGACTGCCTGCACCCCGAAATAGCCACCCCGAGATGCCCATCCCGGAACAGCCAGCCCGAGACTGGCACCCTCCGGGCGATaggctcaggctgctgtggccGTGTCCCCCACCCTGTCACCGTGTCCCTCACCGTGTCCCCCACCCTGTCACCGTGTCCCTCACCCTGTCCCCCACCCTGTCACCGTGTCCCTCACCGTGTCCCCCACCCTGTCACCGTGTCTCCcagtggtggcactgccacctcccGTTCCCcgccctgctccagccacatCCGTCTCCCCCGCACCTCTCCGGCTCCCCGCAGGAGCGGATGCGCGTCCGGGGGGGCCCTTCCTGCGCTCCCCATTCCTGCCGGGCCCGGCCCCAGCTGCGTCCCCCGAGATAAGCCCGGGACACCCCGGGACAGCGGCTGTGGCCCCATTTTGGGGTGACGATGGCGCTGCTgcgggtgctgctgctcctcgggGGGCTGCGCCTGCCCCGCACGCTGGGGCTTCTCCAGGAGCCCCCCACCATCTACGAGGGACCCCCCGGCAGCTACTTCGGTTTCGCCCTGGATTTCCACACGAGCGAGGGAAGGTAGGGAGGCACCGGGGGCCGGGGTCGGGCACGGCTCATCCCCGCCCGCCCTGACACCCGCTCTGCCCCCAGGCCCAGCGTGGCGGTGGGAGCCCCCCGTGCCAACAGCTCCCAGCCCGGCGTGGCTCAGCCCGGCGCCGTGTTCCTCTGCTCGTGGCCCCCCGGCCGGAccccctgccaccccctgcccaTGGACACTGCGGGTGCGTGGGCtcccggggcggggggcgggcaCGGGGGGTGCCAGCCCCGCACATTGCCCCTGTCCCGCTCCCCCAGGGGACGAGAGCGAGAGCCAGGGCACCCTGGAGCTGCGCACCTACAAATCGCACCAGTGGCTGGGAGCGTCCGTCACCAGCTGGCACGGCAACCTGGTGGTGGGTGCATCGGGGAGATGTGGGCACCTTGGGTGGGCACGGGGTGGGCACTCAGCCCGTGCCATCGCCGTGCCCAGGTCTGTGCCCCGCTGCAGCACTGGAACGCTTTGGAGGGGCAGCACGAAGCGTTCCGCACCCCCACGGGTACCTGCTTCGTGCGGAGCCCGGAGCGCTCCGTGTGGTACTCGCCGTGCCGCGACCGCACCATGGCCAGCACCTACCGCCAGACGGGCTACGGTGAGCGGGGAACGGGGAACGAACGGGAACGGGGGGGATCCAGCCCGGGATCCCAGCCCCGAGTCCCcctgaccctgccctgtgcccgcAGCGCACGACAGGCGCTACTGCGAGATCGGCTTCAGCGCCGCTGCCACCCCGGTGAGAGGGGATTGGGGGGCTCGGGCACCTTGGGGGGATCGGGGGGTGCCCCCCGAGATGCCCAGGGGGAGCTAACAGAGATGCAGAGGGTGCGGCCAGGATGGTACCCGGGTGTcagggcaggggatgctggGGTGGGGATGTGCAGTGGGAATTCCGGGAGGAGAGGCCCTGGGAATGAGGGGGTGCCAGGAtggggaggctgggctggaatgTGCCAGGATGGGAAATACCGGGGTGGGGGATACTTGGCTGAGGATGCTCTGGGGGGGATGCCAGGGTACCTCGGGGGATGCTGAGCCAGCTCCTCCCGCAGGATGGGACGCTGCTGCTGGGTGCCCCCGGCGGGTATTACTTCTCAGGTGAGTCCTTCCACCCGGCTGGTGCtcccgggatgggcacggcGGGGAGAGGGTACCCTGGATGCGGTGCCCCGTAAGTGCCACCCGCAGTGGCGCTGCCAGCCTGGGGCGGGTGGCAGCGGGTGCCCCGTCAGGGCTGGTGCTCCCTGCCCCGCTGTGCCCAGGCCTCGTGTACTCGGTGGAGCTGGACAAGATCCTCCGGCGCTTCCTCGGCACgtccctgctgtggctggggaGCCCCGGGCGCCCCACGGAGCCGGTGTTCGGGGACTACGAGGATGGGTACCGGGGTGAGCAGCGGGCACGGGCACCCTGCCCCACcgccagctcctgctggggtaCCCCAAGTCACCAGTGCCCATCTCCCTGCAGGATACTCGGTGGCTGTGGGCGAGTTTGATGGcaaccccaaaaccaaaggTAGGGCTGAGGGGtgcagggaatggggctggatGGGCCTGGGGCACCCCAGAGTGACCTTGCTCCCCTTCCTGAGGGGGCCggacaggctgtgccaggggtcCTGCCATCTCTGTGCCCTCATGGCCCCATGTTGCACCAGGGGtatccctgtgcccaccccaaTGCCGGGGGtatccctgtgcccaccccaaTGCCAGGGGTATCCCCGTGCCCCCCTCGATGTGCCAGTGGGGCACTCAGGGCTCTCATCCCTCACAGAGTACGTGGTGGGGGTCCCCAACAAGAGCAACACGAGGGGTGAGGTGAGTGCTGCGGAGTGCCTGGCGCcgaggggacaccagggggcACCGCCATGTGTCACCCCGGGCTGGGCCTGGCGctgacactgccctgggcaggtggAGATCTTCACTGCGGGGGACACCCTGCGCCGGCTGCGGGGCATCGCCAGCGAGCAGGTACCCCTCAGTACCCCTGTCCTGACACCCCCGgtgccccacagcaccccagccCCGTCCCACAGCACCCCCCGGTGCCACCTTCACCCTTCCCAGGTGGCTTCGTACTTCGGGCACACGGTGGCAGTGGCCGATGTCGATGGGGACGGGTGAGAGCAGGGACAGTCCCCCCTCCTCCCTGGCACCCAGGGGTGCTGCCCCGTGCCTGGCACAGCGCTGGGTGCCCCCGGCCCCCGAACCCGCGGAGCCTGACCGTGCCCCCGCTCCGGGCACAGGAGGGACGATCTGCTGGTGGGTGCCCCCCTGTTCATGGCCCGGCGCTCGGACGGGCAGCGCAGCGAGCTCGGCCGCCTCTACCTCTACCGGGGGCAGCAGCGCCTGGCCGGGCCCCCCCAGACCCTGACGGGCACCCACCCCTACGGCCGCTTCGGCGCTGCCATCGCCAGCCTGGGCGACCTGGACAGGGACGGATTCGGCGGTAACAgcgggcagggcgggcaggggctgtgccaccctCAGTGCCGCGCctgggggaaactgaggcaggagagCGCGGGGGGCGGGGGGAGTTCACGTCCCTTCTGTCCCCAGACGTGGCCGTGGGCGCCCCGCAGGGCGGTGACAGCGGCAGCGGGCAGGTGTTCATCTTCCGCGGGCACAGCGAGGGGCTGGCACCGGTGCCCACGCAGCGCCTCGAGAGCCCCTTCCCCGGCGCCGCCGCCTTCGGCTTCGCCCTGCGCGGTGCCACCGACCTGGATGGCAACGGCTACGCGGGTATAGCCCTGGCAGGACACCGCCCTGGCACCGCCCTGGCACCGCCCTGGCACCGACCCTCTGCTTGTCCCGCAGATCTGCTCGTGGGGGCTTACGGGGCAGCCAAGGTGGCCGTGTACCTGTGAGTGCCCGTCCCTGCGTGGCCCGGGGCTCCCTCTCGGGTCCCCTGGCACCTCAGCAATGTCCCCGTGCCCCAGGGGACTGCCCGTGGTGGTGGCCCGGACCCAGCTGAGCGTCCCCGACGGGCTGAACCCCGAGATCCTGGACTGCTCCCTGCCCAACTCCAGCGTCCCCGTCAGCTggtgaggggacactgccaTGGGGACACTATGGGGACACCACCGTGGGCACAGGACAGGTCTCTGAGCGCTGTTGGTGGTGTCCCCCCGCAGCTTCCACGTGGAGTTCTGTGTCAGCGTGACGGGCCAGGACATCCCTCGGAGCATCCGTGAGTGCCAGTGTCACTGGGGTGTCACCGGGGTGTCACTGgggtgtcaccagtgccacctCCCGTGTCCCACCAGAGCtggaggctgagctgcagctggaccGGCTGAAGCCGCGGCCATCGCGGCgggcgctgctgctgcggggACACCAATCGTCCTGGCAGAAGGCGCTGCTGGTGGCACCGGGGGCACCTCCCGTGTGCAGGAACCTCACGGCCTACCTGCGGGTACGGGCACGGGGACAGGCGGCGGAGGGAGAGGACAGTCATGGAGGGgccggggatggggatgtggcaTCGCCACGGGATGGGGACAGCGTTGGGGACAGGGTTGGGGATAacagtgtgtccctgtcccacgATGGGGACAGCGAtgggtgggggctgtggggtgggcaCGGGATGCCATCCGGAGTGCTGTGCCCATGgtgtccccaggacaaggctgagtTCAAGGACAAGCTGAGCCCCGTGGCGCTGAGCGTGGCCCTGACGCTGCCCAGAGAGGCCCCGGGGTTGGTGCTCTACGGGGACACCCTGGTGCAGGCACAGGTAGGGGGGACATCACCGTGGTGACACGGGGGGGGCTCAGCCCCGCCAGGGCACGTGTGGGTACCCCCGGcctggctgagctcagctctggggtccccagcttGTGCCAGTGTCCCCAACCCCCCCTGGGATTGCCCCTGTCCcccccccactgtccccagttcCCACTGGGATGTGGCTcctaccccccccccccccccactgtccccagttcCCTCTGGAATGTGTCCCTCACTGTCCCCGCCACTCCCTGGTGTGCCCGTGCTGTTCTGCCCTCTGTGCTCACCCTGCAGTCCCCAACCCCtcccctgtctgtcccctctgtacccagcactgtccccatTCCCAACCCCGCgatgtcccctctgtccctctgccacCTCCAGTCCCTCCCCAGGATGTCcccctgcagtccctgctccctccttgGCGTGTCTCAGGGCATGTCCCCAATCATCCCCCTGGAtgtcccctctgctgtccccattCTTCCCTCTCGGAGATGtcacctccctcccctccctccctggattgtcccctctctgctctgcactgtcCCAAACCTCCCGTCTGGCCCCTCCACCAGCCCAGTCCCTCCCCGGGATGTCCCCAATGACTCCTTCTCCCCCATTTCACCTCGAATGGGGGggtcccccctgtcccctcgctgtcccctcgctgtcccctgCCAGACCCACATCATCCTGGAGGACTGTGGCGATGACAATCTCTGCGTGCCCGACCTGCACCTGGCCGCCCACACGTGAGCACGGGGCTGGGACTGCGGGCGTGCCCGGTGTCCCCGCGGGGTGCTGagcctgtccccgtgtcccccagccccagccagcgcCTGCTGATCGGCGCCGAGGCCGTGCTGTCCCTGCGGGCCAGCGCCACCAACGCGGGCGAAGGCGCCTTCGAGGCGGAGCTGCGGGTGCAGCTGCCCCCGGGCACGCACTACCAGGCTGCCCGCAGCACCATCCCGGTGGGTGCGACAGGGCACGGCCTGGGGGGGACCAGGGGTGTCACAGGGGTGACCGGGGCGGCGGGGGCACGTCCTGTCCTTGCTGGCATCACCTGCCTCTTTGGGGGTGCCCGGTGGGGATGGGTGCTGGgagatgcccagggtgggggaCCCAAACCGTGTCCTTGGTGCTGTCACCTTCCATGGGAGTGCCCAGGATGGGTGtcacagggtgcccagggtgcTGGGGGGACTCAAACTGTCCTTGGTGCTGTCACCTTTCGAGGGGGTGCCCAGTGGGGATGGGTGTCAGGGGATGGCCAAGGTGGGCTGGGGACCCAAACCGTGTCCTTGGTGCTGTCACCTTCCTTGGTGCCCAGTGGGGATGGGTGTCAGGGGGTGCCCAGCTGGTAGAGGGGACATCACAGAGAAGAGATTTGGGACAGTGCAGAGAGGGGACATttcagggatggaggaggggaaggaggtgaCATCTCCTGGAGGGAAGaatggggacagcagaggggacaTCCAGGGGGACGACTGGGGACATGCCctgagagggagcagggacagcggGGGGACATCCTGGGGAGGGTTTGGAGatggcagagggacagaggggacattCCCAGGGTTGGGAatggggacagtgctgggtACAGAGGGGACACCCAAATCAGGGGGCTCACACTGTGTATTTTGTCCCCCATGGGGCTGCCtggtgggggtggctgcccaGGGATTGGGGGTTCGTGCCCTGCCCTTGGTGGCTGTCACCCTTCACAGGGTCCCCGCTGGTGATGGCTGTTCAGGGGTGTCTGGGGCTCAAGCCCTGCCCTCAGCTCATGCAGGTCCCCAGCGTGGCTGGTTCCTGGTGGGGTCCCTGATGTGTCCCCACCCCACaggggcaggagaagctgagctgCAACCCCAAGAAGGAGAACGGGACCCACGTGGTGCTCTGCGAGCTGGGCAATCCCATGAAAGCCGGAGCCCGGGTAAGGGGACAGGGgggtccctgctgtgcctgtcaCCCACCAGGGCTGGTCACCCACCTGCCCCTgtcctctgctgtccccagatcACCGTGAACATGGAGCTGAGCGTGTCCGGGCTGGAGGACATGGGGGATGCCATCACCTTCCACCTGCAGCTGCGCAGGTGACACCGTGCTGCCCCCCCCGTCCCCACCCACTGCTGGCACCTCGGGCTCGGTGTCCCCAAACTCTGTCCGTGTCTCATCCcgctgtgtccccacagcaagaacagccccagccccagccacggctcggtgacagtgacagtgcccGTGGAGGCAGAGGCGGAGATGGAGCTGCGAGGGTGAGGGtcagggggacacggggacaacGGGGGCACCAAGGGCGACACTGACCCCCCTCTCCCACCAGCAACTCCCTGCCAGCCACCATGGTGCTGCCCACGGGCTGGCACGGGGTGCGGGGCAGCCGGCGCCTCGAGGACCACGGCATCAGGCTGGAGCACGTCTACGAGGTGATTTCGGGGgatgtcccctctgtcccctccccggcGCCATCTCCTGTGCCTGGCATCACCCACCGTCCTCCCGCAGCTCCACAACAAAGGTCCCGGCACCGTCAGCGGGGTCACCCTGCGCCTGGCCGTGCCCCATCGGCTGGGGGAGCACGTCCTGCTCtacctgctggggctgggcaccgAGGGGGGCACGAACTGCACCCAGCACCCTGCCCTCAACCCCGCACAGGTACGGGCTGCGGCACCCTGCCCGCGGGGCCGCTGGGACATGGCAGGGACGtggtgtcacctctgtgtcccGCCGGGGCCGCTGGGACATGGCAGGGACGtggtgtcacctctgtgtcccCTTCCAGCTGGAGATCTCCGCTCCGACGGCCGCGGCGCCCGGGAACGGCAGCCGGCACCGGGAGCGCCGGGAGGCGGAGCCGgcgccgggagcggggctgggggacctggggctgggggaccTCGTCCGTGTGGTGAGCGGGGACCCTGGGGACTGCCGGTGGTGATGgagacagggctggggctgccagggtgGGGCACATCCTTTGGGTGACCCTGGGGATCTGCCGGCGGTGATGGAGGCCGGGGGTGGGACATCCCTTGGGTGACCCTGGGgacctgctgggctggggtgcCAGGGTGGGGGGACATCCTTTGGGTGACCCTCGGGACCTGCGGGTGTGATGGAGGccgagctggggctgccagggtgGGACCACATCCCTTGGGTGACCCTGGGGACATGCAGCCCACGGCTGGGAGTGTCCCCGAGGATGGGGGCCCCCCGACACCCACCGTGTTGGACGCCACCCTCAGGACTGTGACAATGCCACCTGCGTGGACATCACCTGCCACGTGGCCAGCCTGGGCAAGGACCAGCGGGCACTGGTCAGCGTCCATGCCCTGCTCTGGATGGACACCCTGCAGCAGGTACTGTCCcctcctggggacagaggggacggGGTGGCCTCAGGGCATCCCTGCAATGTCCCCTCCTGCACGGTGGTACCCAGAGAGCACCCTGGGGATACCTTATGTGGGGTCAGGGATGCCCTgtgagctggcagcaccccTGATGCCAGGTTCCCATGTGTCCCCATGTGTCCCCACGCGTCCCCCTGCTGTCCCTAGCGGGAGCACCTCCGGGAATTCCGCATCCAGTCCCAGGCGTGGTTCAACACCTCGGCCATGCCCTACCGCGTCCAGCCCCGGCTCCTGCCCAGCGGCCAGGCTGAGGTAGGGCTGCCGTGGCCGTGGGGACACGGGACAGGCCGCGGTGGCAGCGCTGTCAcccccctgtccctctgcagacCGAGACGTGCGTGGTGCGCGCCAGCCCCGGCG is drawn from Melospiza georgiana isolate bMelGeo1 chromosome 28, bMelGeo1.pri, whole genome shotgun sequence and contains these coding sequences:
- the GPATCH8 gene encoding G patch domain-containing protein 8 isoform X2; its protein translation is MGMGRMEMELDYAEDATERRRVLEVEKEDTEELRQKYKDYVDKEKAIAKALEDLRANFYCELCDKQYQKHQEFDNHINSYDHAHKQRLKDLKQREFARNVSSRSRKDERKQEKALRRLHELAEQRRQPECAPGSGPMFRTTTVAVDEEGGDDDDSAANSGSFVQGTEMTTDRGFLNTGQGTVVPGQASQGAQAISFGIKGSLGTPLQKIGVSFSFAKKTPVKLETIASVFKDHVDESSSGDGAKGDERGSSEGGSLQKSGEGEGTNNSDGKGEDDDQHDKDSGALASTLSKLKKMRREDGPTAVEPEYYHYIPPAHCKVKPNFQFLLFMKATEQTEAENANKKNAHEAKKGSSPKPKPSKHTEKAAESTGQQKEQSTTETAAQQGKTEREDIPENENTQESKHLPESNPPEPDTAKEAPPPASGCRDGSEGPKHPTGPFFPVLSKDESTTLQWPSELLIFTKAEPSVSYSCNPLYFDFKLSRNKDAKGKGAEKSKDPGGLCKDNTQSTEPGEVSKAKEAESVESSSAQKMENKPQSKQESSLGSVGKGEGEDSGKSVTGKSKSGRSHKHKKKKKHKKSSRHKRKHKEEAEEKARKAELGEEKPKKRKRHRHKKGKSSLSTESDRALKPELSEDCSHFQKKKRCSQESQRKSLSAEEGSSTKKEDGGNSCQEHGSKRHKAELQQVPGARRRCPALSQPRSGCRSRQSSGDDDSDEGSPGKHCHQKSPSRYSDDDYESGSEHSRSRSRSGRRRSSHRSYSSSSEASSGHSRYSRHRSYSDDSYSDYSDRSRCHSKRSQDSEDDSDYNGSNHRSKRRKYSSSEDDYSSSRSRSRSRSRSRSHPRGRSRSRSRGRSRSSSCSRSRSKRRSRSGTGRSWKRSRSYSRDRSRSTRSHSQRSLSRKGSRGHESPEERRSGRRDFIRSKIYRSQSPHYFRTGRGEAAPPKKEDGKGEDLKGSGSLSQNSSGSGMGRASEGDCSPEERNSVTAKLLLEKVQSRKVEKKPCVADEMLSGANKVGIKLKDPPQGYFGPKLPPSLGNKPVLPLIGKLPTIRKPNSKRYEESGLERGEEQELSDAEDGSQGMEEGQLAGQSLLEDVVMVIQDKPLDEQKRDEATVEMPSLPLDTPALPECFGSRDLVMPHNFLSDPSDGDGLEPMDGGNQTVPVETSMMPLVPDVEHFPGYVPQSGEPSMEGDREGGEDSSLAPLESQPITFTPEEMEKYSKLQQAAQQHIQQQLLAKQVKAFPTSAALAPAAPALQPIHIQQPAAASATSITTVQHAILQHHAAAAAAAIGIHPHPHPQPLAQVHHIPQPHLTPISLSHLTHSIIPGHPATFLASHPIHIIPASAIHPGPFTFHPVPHALYPTLLAPRPAAAAAATALHLHPLLHPIFSGQDLQHPPSHGT